The genomic DNA CATCACATGATTTCAAAATGGCTTTGCATGCAAATCATCCCGTCCTTCCTTGTTGATAAAGGCTTTTTTCTACCTCTCCGTCTCTCCTGCAAGGAGAGCTCCACTTTCTCCCCAAGCCCCTCTCAATAGTCTTTACGACCCCTTCGGTTCCCCTTGTAGGGGACAGAAACCTCAGGAAGCGGGGATGTAACCGCCCTCCGGTGCTCAGAACCGCTACGCTATAAGGTTGACGGGGCATCAAAGCCCTCGCCAAATTGTGCGGGATGGGACCGCCTGGGTATAACTTGCTATAATTTGCTATAGCTTGCTGATTGGGGGTGCATGGGGGGCGGCTTACTGGTTGAGACCACCATTTTTGTTCCCCACCACAGTATCGCTCTGCGCTTGTCGCCACTCGAATGGGGATATTTTTTAACATTCTGCCTTTTACAGGCGCGAAATAAAATCATCTGCTGTATGTTCTGTTACAATATCGACAGAAAACCAACGCTTTCCTAAATCTTTTAGAGATGCACCAAAATGATAAACGATATCGTCTATAATAAGCCAACGATTATGTGAACGCTCAAAGGTATGAAAATCGACTTTTCACATAACAATCTAAAATTGGCTTACACCTTGTTCAGTAAAAGCAAAAGGAGGACGTCTGACTCCCATCTTTATAGCCTGAATTTCATCTTCACTCATATAATTGGAGGTCACAAATTGTGACTTCCAATTATTCCATTCCTCTTCTGTCAAACGAAACATATAATAATCAGGAAAGCGCTTCATGTTACGCTTTACTGCCTGATTAAGAACTTTTGTCTCAACTTGGTAGAGCTGGGCGAGGTCACGATCAAGCATCACCTGCACGCCACGAATAGAATATATTCTCCTTTGAATTTCATTTTGAGAAGGCAAGAGTACTGATTGCCCTGACAATATTGTTAAGTTGTTATTATCTTTAGACATATGCTATTATTCTACTATAATAGATGACATTGCAATAGTGCAAGAGGTCTTTGAAATCTGACGATTCCGTAAGCCAGGCTTCGAGCATCTCTTCCTGATATTGGCGGAGAAGCAATAAGTACTTTTCCTTTCCTACCTTACCTTTTATGTTTTGGGTCATTACCCAGAATAGGGAATGAGATAAGACTATTTTATCTTCAGAAGGGTGGTAATAGAAGAGATCGTCTTCAGGGCGATTATTCTTAGCCCATTGTTCTTCTAACTTACCTAACATTTCCTTTCGAAAGGTATTTCTTTCTTCTTTATTCATAATTATCTTAGTCTTGTATTTTTTCGACTCCCCTGTCCCCCTCTTGCGAAGAGGGGGTCCTTACCCTATACCCAAGCCCTAAATCCCTACCATAGGGATTAGGGATGTAACCGCCCTACTCGGTGCTCAGAACCGCTACGCTCTAAGGTTGGCGGACCAAAGCGGTCTTCGCCAGGTTTGCGGGATGGGACCGCCTGACTGTTATGGAGATCAGCGCTTACGTCCTTTACCAAATAATTCAGAATGCGAACCTAAACGAACTAATTCTATTGCATTATTGTTCTTATCAAAGCAAATCAAAAGTGTATCATTTTCTATATGGCATTCCATATAGTTCTTCCAGTTGCCTTTCAAAGAATGAGGATTATATTCTTCCGGTATCTGATTGCCTTCTGCCAAAAGCTTAACTATCCCCATAAGCGTTTCTACAAATTCTTTATCATTCTTAAAACGCTTATAATCTTTCTTGAACTGCGAGGTCTTTCGAATTTCTTTCATAAACCCTATTCCTCCATTGATGCCATGAAACTTTCTAAGCTATCTACTCGAACTACTCCCGCATCATGACCACTCTCAGCCTCTTTCATTGCTGCCAAAGTTTCTGCGTTTGGAACATCTTCCAAAGCAGCACTCCTTGAAACTGGGGAGTCTGAAACTATTTTAACGCCTCTCATAAGAGAGAGGACATTCTTTAATTGCTCCAACAAAGATGGACTATCTATCTGTAATGTTAACTGTGCCATAACTTCTATATTTAATTCGCAGCAAAGATAAGGGTTTTCTGTGAAACCACCAAATTTTGGGGGAGTTTTTTCAACTCTGACCAATTACTTGTAGAGATCTACGGTGATATCGATATGGTGAAGCGAAATCTTTCAGCATTGCATGCTTCGTAATAAGCAGCTAAGCACTATAACATTTTTCGACTCCCCTGTCCCCCTCTTGCGAAGAGGGGGTCCTTAACCCACTCCCAAGCCCTCGCCCTTTCCAAAAGGGCAAGGGATGTAACCGCCCTCCGGTGCTCAGAACCGCTACGCTATAAGGTTGGCGGGGCATCAAAGCCCTCGCCAGGTTTTTGCGGGATGGGACCGCCAAGCTGTTATGGAGATCAGCTTGCAATTATATTGCTGAAAGTGAGTGCATGGAGGGGGCTTGCAGATTAAGCCCACCAGAATTGTTCCTCATTGCAGTATCGCTCTGCACTTGTCGCCACTCGAATGAGGAATATTATTTTTATTCTACTTTTGAGAGGATTACCTCTGGAGAGGTGCCCATCAGGGTTATGGCGGAAATCTTATGACCGCCATTGGCGTTTAATGAATGACCACAATGATAGAGGCGGTCATCTATGATAAGCCAGCGGTCATGGGACTCGTTTCGCCATTTTCTAATATCTATATGATTGTCGGGGAAGAGGCGGTCATGCTCATCCATGAGACGTTGCATTCCTTGACCTACACCTGCAGTATAAACAGTCGCTGAAACTTCTGGTTTACGACCATCTAACACACTCAGGGTTAGCGATGAAACATAGCCATCTATGATGATTACTCGATGATTGGCTGAACGAACAAGGTTCTCCAAAGCAACTCTTGCTGTGTAGAAATCGCCTTCGAAGAAGACCATCTCTGCAGGAGGGGTCGAAGTCCGAATAAAGAAATCAAGCTGCTGTTGCTGCTTAGCCTGAGTATCCTTTATTCGTTGCATCTCAACGTTGCTCCATTTGTAGCATCTGCTGATGTACAGCATATCCACGAAGAAGATATTCCTTCAAGACGTTGTTAGCCCATTGACGAAAGCGAATACCTTGATGACTATTTACACGAAAGCCGACTGATATAATCATATCAAGATTATAGTAATCCATATTACGTGTAACCATACGATTGCCTTCTTTTCTAACTGTTCGGAATTTCCGAACAGTTGCCGACTGCACCAATTCTCCTTGCTGATAAATATTAGTAATGTGCTCACTAATATTAGCTTTACTAGAACCAAAAAGTTCCACCATTTGAGCTTGCGTAAGCCATACCGTATCTTCTTCTATTTTTACTTGAAGAGAAATACTTTCATCTGGTTGGTAAAGTACTATCTGTGAATCATCAGCCATAGGCTGTATATTATTGTCGTTTGCCATAATCATACATTTTAGCGACAAAAGTACGATTTTTTCGAATCCCTCCGTCTCCCTTTAGCCAAAGGGAGCTCCACATCCTAACCAAGCCTTCCCTTCTCAGAAAGGAAGGATGTAACCGCCCTCCGGTGCTCAGAACCGCTACGCTCTAAGGTTGGCGGGGCATCAAAGCCCTCGCCATGGTTGTGCGGGATGGGACCGCTTTGCTATAACTTACTATAACATTTTACTCAGATAACTCATAGTTTTTTTATGCAACAAGATCATTCTACGACTTAATCTTCTTCAACAACTTCGAGTAAATTTCTACTTATCGTAAGCGTTGCACCACTGATATACTTGATTTCGCTGCCGATGACGGCTTTCTTGCCATTATAGCTCTGTACGTATGCTTCCACACCTTTCATGCTGCCTGCTACCACTCGCACTTTGATACCTTTCTTCAAAGGAACAGGGGCAGCAGTGACAGGCTCTTCATCATTCTCTACAAAATATCGATAGTTGGCAACAACCTGGTCGGGAATTTGATATATTTTCCTTTGACCTGGCATCGTCAGCATCTTATACACATCCGAACGGAAGCGGATTTTGTCAAGTTGTCTCGGAGAAACATTGCAAAAGATGAAAGTGGAAAGAAATAGCTTTTCTTTCACTTTTCGCTTATTGGAACGTTTGTCTATATAAACTACTTTTACCTTGGGAATCCAGTAATCAAACCAAACATGATTGTGATTAAGATTGATTCGTATAGAATCAGCTATTCTCGTTTCACAATTCACTCTCACTACAGCCACATACCATCCTGCATCAGCAGGTTTTTCAAGCCCTTCATTAGGCTTTTCCAGAACCTTTTTCTTAGCGTTTTGTTCACTTTTTGCCACGGCTTCGCCGTCGTCCCCTGCAACAGTGGACGTTACCTGTGATTGTATATTTGTCTCTTTCATCATGCG from Segatella copri includes the following:
- a CDS encoding transcription termination/antitermination NusG family protein, encoding MMKETNIQSQVTSTVAGDDGEAVAKSEQNAKKKVLEKPNEGLEKPADAGWYVAVVRVNCETRIADSIRINLNHNHVWFDYWIPKVKVVYIDKRSNKRKVKEKLFLSTFIFCNVSPRQLDKIRFRSDVYKMLTMPGQRKIYQIPDQVVANYRYFVENDEEPVTAAPVPLKKGIKVRVVAGSMKGVEAYVQSYNGKKAVIGSEIKYISGATLTISRNLLEVVEED
- a CDS encoding type II toxin-antitoxin system YafQ family toxin: MKEIRKTSQFKKDYKRFKNDKEFVETLMGIVKLLAEGNQIPEEYNPHSLKGNWKNYMECHIENDTLLICFDKNNNAIELVRLGSHSELFGKGRKR
- a CDS encoding virulence RhuM family protein yields the protein MANDNNIQPMADDSQIVLYQPDESISLQVKIEEDTVWLTQAQMVELFGSSKANISEHITNIYQQGELVQSATVRKFRTVRKEGNRMVTRNMDYYNLDMIISVGFRVNSHQGIRFRQWANNVLKEYLLRGYAVHQQMLQMEQR